Proteins found in one Paenibacillus borealis genomic segment:
- a CDS encoding S41 family peptidase, protein MKKYMLLLTLIVILGLLAGIGMLWREGPQQDVPELTAAKKREDFEYLARLVKEVYPLDKALEQDKGLANMDGISRDFIVRAGESADNAEFLRLFYEYMTFLGQAGHAQAVFDEPYNPVLAYFYNIDKQAYRSRDYWLNLAAGVEMYVHSKAGIRYEQGKYVLAQDYQAGKTLFPQGSMIERINGLDAEDYVKSLQTRLHLVWDAALHQVYLQSLLSADPGTGAWEIEAVRPDGTIAKGNFPVYKGYAAPYQSEQHDRNVITVELDDQTGYIRIFSFAGVYKEQDRLIIQDFMKKSGGKYSKLIIDLRRNGGGEDDYWADNLLKPLLKAPVDYEQSASVKKSFSERFGLRFRLYKQFVSSTLTNKDRYNVTEVKKEQLPGADSAEWDTYTVTKHWQPEDSFPFDGKVFVLADGDSFSAADNFTAAVRKLGLGTVAGTNTAGGACVYMEPYRYALPNSGLIFKLETDLNSNAEGRINEIYGTAPDVLLDDSRYPTAYPESYEPEVLKNEEWIRKVMLGL, encoded by the coding sequence ATGAAAAAATATATGCTGCTATTGACGTTAATAGTAATTTTGGGACTGCTGGCTGGAATAGGGATGTTATGGCGCGAGGGTCCGCAACAAGATGTGCCTGAATTAACAGCGGCGAAGAAGCGGGAGGATTTTGAATATTTAGCCAGGCTTGTGAAGGAGGTTTATCCCCTGGATAAGGCGCTTGAGCAGGACAAAGGACTGGCCAATATGGACGGGATCAGCCGGGATTTCATAGTCCGGGCCGGTGAATCCGCAGATAATGCTGAATTTCTCCGGCTGTTCTATGAATACATGACATTCCTGGGGCAAGCCGGCCATGCACAGGCGGTTTTTGACGAGCCCTATAATCCTGTGCTTGCTTACTTCTACAACATTGATAAACAAGCCTACCGCTCCAGAGACTACTGGCTTAACCTGGCGGCCGGAGTGGAAATGTATGTGCACAGCAAAGCCGGCATCCGCTATGAACAAGGCAAATATGTGCTGGCGCAGGATTATCAGGCGGGTAAGACCCTTTTTCCGCAAGGTTCAATGATTGAGAGGATTAACGGGCTGGACGCAGAGGATTACGTTAAGTCTTTGCAGACCCGCCTTCATCTGGTTTGGGATGCTGCGCTTCATCAGGTATACCTGCAGTCGCTGCTTAGTGCTGATCCGGGGACAGGTGCCTGGGAGATTGAAGCGGTCCGCCCGGATGGCACGATAGCCAAGGGTAATTTCCCGGTGTACAAGGGATACGCAGCGCCATACCAGAGTGAACAGCATGACCGCAATGTTATTACCGTTGAGCTGGATGACCAGACTGGATATATAAGGATTTTTAGCTTTGCTGGTGTGTATAAGGAGCAGGACCGTCTGATTATTCAGGATTTCATGAAGAAATCGGGAGGGAAATACAGCAAGCTGATTATTGATCTAAGGAGAAACGGCGGCGGTGAGGATGATTATTGGGCGGACAATCTGCTGAAGCCTTTGTTAAAAGCCCCCGTGGATTACGAGCAATCCGCAAGTGTGAAGAAATCATTCAGTGAACGTTTCGGGCTGCGGTTTCGCCTGTACAAACAATTCGTCAGCTCTACACTGACTAACAAAGACAGATATAACGTAACAGAAGTTAAGAAGGAGCAGCTCCCCGGAGCAGACTCTGCGGAATGGGACACTTATACGGTCACCAAGCACTGGCAGCCGGAGGATTCTTTTCCTTTTGACGGAAAGGTATTCGTGCTTGCAGATGGAGACAGCTTCTCGGCAGCTGACAACTTCACTGCAGCTGTCCGCAAGCTGGGCCTGGGGACGGTGGCCGGAACGAATACGGCGGGCGGAGCATGTGTCTATATGGAGCCTTACAGGTATGCCCTGCCAAACAGCGGGCTGATATTTAAGCTCGAAACGGACCTGAACAGCAACGCCGAAGGCCGGATTAATGAAATCTACGGGACTGCGCCGGATGTGCTGCTGGACGATTCGCGCTATCCCACGGCCTATCCGGAGAGTTATGAACCTGAGGTATTGAAGAATGAGGAGTGGATCCGCAAGGTCATGCTGGGTCTATAA
- a CDS encoding DUF4180 domain-containing protein: MNIKEIVHDGRTIALVSGSGTLVSDVQDALDLMATVRYEVDCDRIVIHKALLSESFFDLKTRLAGEILQKFINYQLKVAVVGDFSEYTSRSLRDFIYECNNGKDIFFLADEQQAVEQLSKV; encoded by the coding sequence ATGAATATAAAAGAGATAGTGCATGACGGAAGAACGATAGCCTTGGTGAGCGGCAGCGGTACCTTGGTCAGTGATGTTCAGGATGCGCTGGATTTAATGGCAACGGTACGGTATGAAGTCGATTGCGACCGGATAGTCATACATAAAGCTCTGCTGAGTGAAAGCTTTTTTGATCTGAAGACACGGCTGGCCGGTGAGATTCTGCAGAAGTTCATCAATTATCAGCTGAAGGTAGCAGTGGTAGGGGATTTCAGCGAATATACGAGCCGGAGTCTGCGCGATTTCATCTATGAATGCAATAACGGAAAAGATATTTTTTTCCTGGCGGATGAGCAGCAGGCGGTTGAGCAGTTAAGTAAGGTGTAG
- a CDS encoding VOC family protein: MNLSMNWITLRVRDLEASLDFYHRILGLPVERRFESRGRQIVMLGTEGQPKIELIQGIDTALKPECGISIGFEAGSLDEAMAELSNEGIPVARGPVSPNPHLRFFYILDPDGFEVQIAEHC; encoded by the coding sequence ATGAACTTAAGCATGAACTGGATTACGTTGAGGGTGCGCGATCTGGAGGCTTCCCTTGATTTCTATCACAGAATTCTGGGTCTTCCGGTTGAGCGCAGATTTGAGAGCAGAGGCAGACAAATTGTCATGCTGGGTACAGAAGGACAACCGAAGATCGAACTTATTCAGGGCATCGACACGGCGTTGAAGCCGGAGTGCGGCATCTCTATAGGCTTCGAAGCAGGTTCGCTGGATGAAGCCATGGCGGAGCTAAGTAACGAAGGCATCCCGGTAGCACGCGGACCCGTCTCGCCGAATCCCCACCTGCGGTTCTTTTATATCCTCGACCCGGACGGCTTTGAGGTGCAGATTGCGGAGCATTGCTAG
- a CDS encoding APC family permease: MNDIMNTKLLTKSITFMQALALVVGMIIGSGIFLKPGIVLNNAGTPWMSILAWGVGGIITLASALSVAEIAAAIPKSGGLYTYLSELYGGVFGYLLGWVQAVISYPASVAALAIAFATYSGYFLPLNHWQQKLLAVGILAFILLMNVIATRFGGIIQTVATVGKLIPVAGIVGVGLFSDLAPGFGGISPAAGGAGFGAAVLGTLWAYDGWISVTNMAGEIKNPAKTLPKVISIGVIFVIGVYVLFNIAVFKALPYDQIISSQTPGADAAEALFGSGGGAFITAGIIVSVLGALNGYLMTAARVPQAMGEKRQIPFSRVLSSIHPKFQTPANALIFQSVLAVIYIFSGTFNTLTDLLVFVLWIFFTMGVFGVFILRKKMPPQKGRYRVPLYPFTPILGVAGGVYILASTIMSDPLRSLVGIGITLAGLPIYYVMIRKNRV; this comes from the coding sequence ATGAACGACATCATGAATACGAAGCTGTTAACCAAAAGTATAACGTTCATGCAAGCCCTGGCTCTTGTGGTCGGAATGATTATCGGGTCGGGGATATTTCTTAAGCCCGGAATTGTACTGAATAACGCCGGAACCCCATGGATGAGTATCCTGGCCTGGGGCGTTGGGGGGATTATTACACTGGCCTCGGCGCTGAGCGTGGCGGAAATTGCTGCCGCAATTCCGAAGTCAGGAGGTTTGTATACATATTTAAGTGAATTGTATGGAGGGGTGTTCGGCTATCTGCTCGGCTGGGTGCAGGCAGTGATTTCCTATCCGGCTTCTGTCGCGGCGCTGGCGATTGCTTTTGCCACATACTCCGGTTATTTCCTGCCGCTGAATCACTGGCAGCAGAAGCTGCTGGCCGTGGGTATCCTGGCTTTCATTCTGCTGATGAATGTCATCGCCACGAGATTCGGCGGAATCATCCAGACGGTGGCAACAGTGGGTAAGCTGATTCCGGTAGCGGGGATTGTAGGCGTAGGTTTGTTCTCGGACCTGGCTCCCGGCTTTGGAGGAATCAGTCCGGCAGCAGGAGGCGCGGGCTTCGGAGCGGCGGTTCTGGGCACACTCTGGGCTTATGACGGCTGGATCAGTGTGACCAATATGGCGGGTGAAATCAAAAATCCGGCCAAAACGCTGCCAAAAGTCATTTCGATCGGCGTTATATTTGTAATTGGCGTATATGTACTCTTCAATATTGCAGTGTTCAAGGCGCTGCCCTATGATCAGATTATTTCCTCCCAGACTCCGGGTGCAGATGCGGCTGAAGCGCTGTTCGGCAGCGGTGGCGGAGCTTTCATTACGGCGGGGATTATTGTCTCCGTGTTAGGAGCGCTTAATGGCTATCTGATGACCGCTGCGCGGGTGCCGCAGGCGATGGGGGAGAAGCGGCAGATTCCATTTTCCCGGGTGCTCAGCAGTATTCATCCGAAGTTTCAGACTCCGGCCAATGCGCTTATTTTTCAGAGTGTGCTGGCGGTAATCTACATCTTCTCGGGAACCTTCAATACGCTGACCGACCTGCTGGTATTTGTATTGTGGATTTTCTTTACGATGGGGGTATTCGGCGTGTTCATCCTGCGCAAGAAAATGCCGCCCCAGAAAGGCCGCTACCGCGTGCCGCTCTATCCGTTCACCCCAATTCTTGGAGTGGCAGGGGGAGTCTATATACTGGCCAGTACAATCATGAGTGATCCGCTGCGCTCCCTGGTGGGGATTGGCATCACGCTGGCCGGACTCCCGATTTATTATGTGATGATCCGGAAGAACCGTGTGTAG
- a CDS encoding rhamnogalacturonan lyase, which yields MSVQMENLDRGLAAVCTSEGIFISWRLLGQEVTAASESGLTAADFRLYRNGLFVAEICDSTNYLDRAGTPESEYSVAAVIHGEEQERSTEVRPWETPYLEIPLQKPADGVTPAGQSYTYSANDMSVGDVDGDGEYEFFVKWDPSNSKDVSHVGYTGNVYLDCYKQNGTLLYRIDLGVNIRAGAHYTQFLVYDFDGDGKAELMFKTAPGTRMIRYRDGVPVSETFITLLPEDAEAGYSHDDDYRMNGDTYTEHVVDMFQSWHKHEEVVAGNWPVTLEECFGIEPQYAYPLSREDAVHLADYFLDVYAPGRSDRNRLRQFEGFILSGPEYLSIFRGETGEELATVRYKPGRHDDGLMWGDYSWNRIEPGNRVDRFLAGVAYLDGCKPHALFARGYYTRAAMAAYRWDGQELKEIWYTDSGWVTMNNPFQDTLNEQDGRNPGFGVLAKQGAHALSTADVDGDGCQEIIYGSATIDHDGSILYSSAGILPEGSAAPGKYAKLGHGDALHVAVIDPDREGLQIYMVHEEGIHGPYGYTLRDAATGEVLYGDFAKEDVGRGMIGKVEPDVPGLQTWCSESHLAHEPSRGLRSAKGDLLGGQAPGTNMSIKWAADMTTQFITGIFDEPVAIEDWKRGRLLTAEGTRSNNGTKGNPCLVADLFGDWREELVVRTEDSSAIRIYMSTEVTDRKLYTLMHDPQYRTGVAWQNVVYNQPCYPGFYLGTDMNWSKVPVPDLSITLK from the coding sequence ATGAGCGTTCAAATGGAAAATTTGGACCGCGGGCTGGCGGCTGTCTGCACTTCCGAGGGGATATTCATCAGCTGGCGGCTCTTGGGACAGGAGGTGACCGCCGCTTCAGAAAGTGGTTTGACAGCTGCGGATTTCCGGTTGTACCGCAACGGCCTGTTTGTTGCAGAGATCTGTGACAGCACCAATTATCTGGATAGGGCAGGTACTCCGGAATCGGAGTATTCGGTAGCCGCAGTAATTCACGGGGAGGAACAGGAACGAAGCACCGAAGTCCGCCCTTGGGAAACACCCTATCTGGAAATTCCGCTGCAGAAGCCGGCTGACGGGGTTACACCTGCGGGTCAGTCCTATACATACAGCGCCAATGATATGAGTGTAGGTGACGTGGATGGCGACGGTGAATATGAATTCTTTGTTAAATGGGACCCGTCTAATTCCAAGGATGTCTCCCATGTAGGGTATACGGGGAACGTATATCTGGACTGTTACAAGCAAAACGGCACTCTCTTATACCGGATTGATCTGGGGGTCAATATTCGTGCGGGAGCCCATTACACGCAGTTTCTGGTCTATGACTTCGACGGTGACGGCAAGGCGGAGCTGATGTTCAAGACGGCACCGGGCACACGGATGATCCGGTACCGGGATGGTGTTCCCGTCTCTGAGACCTTCATCACACTGCTGCCGGAGGATGCGGAGGCCGGATACAGCCATGATGATGATTACCGCATGAATGGCGATACGTATACGGAGCATGTGGTGGATATGTTCCAGAGCTGGCACAAGCACGAGGAGGTGGTAGCCGGGAACTGGCCGGTTACGCTGGAGGAGTGCTTCGGCATTGAACCGCAATATGCCTATCCGCTCTCCCGGGAGGATGCGGTTCACCTGGCAGATTATTTCCTGGATGTATATGCCCCCGGAAGAAGTGACCGTAACCGGCTGCGCCAATTCGAGGGCTTTATTCTGAGCGGGCCGGAGTACCTAAGTATCTTCCGCGGTGAAACGGGAGAAGAGCTTGCGACAGTCCGCTATAAGCCGGGACGCCATGATGACGGGCTCATGTGGGGGGATTATTCCTGGAACCGCATTGAGCCCGGTAACCGGGTGGACCGTTTCCTGGCGGGGGTGGCATACCTTGACGGCTGCAAGCCTCATGCGTTGTTTGCCCGCGGGTATTACACCCGGGCCGCCATGGCCGCCTACCGCTGGGACGGACAGGAACTGAAAGAGATATGGTACACCGACAGCGGTTGGGTTACTATGAACAATCCTTTTCAAGATACGCTAAATGAGCAGGACGGCCGGAATCCCGGCTTCGGTGTACTGGCTAAGCAAGGTGCGCATGCATTATCCACTGCTGATGTGGACGGGGACGGCTGCCAGGAAATTATCTACGGGTCGGCCACCATTGATCATGACGGCAGCATTCTATACAGCTCCGCGGGAATCTTGCCGGAGGGGAGCGCAGCTCCAGGGAAATACGCCAAGCTGGGCCACGGAGATGCCTTGCATGTGGCTGTTATCGACCCGGACCGGGAGGGTCTCCAGATCTATATGGTCCACGAAGAGGGGATTCATGGCCCGTATGGCTATACCTTGCGGGATGCGGCTACAGGAGAGGTGCTCTACGGGGACTTTGCCAAGGAGGATGTAGGCAGGGGCATGATTGGCAAAGTGGAGCCGGATGTGCCGGGGCTGCAGACCTGGTGCAGCGAAAGTCATCTGGCCCATGAGCCGTCCCGGGGATTACGCTCGGCCAAGGGCGACTTGTTAGGCGGGCAAGCCCCCGGAACCAACATGAGCATCAAGTGGGCGGCGGACATGACCACCCAGTTCATCACTGGTATCTTTGACGAACCGGTGGCCATTGAAGACTGGAAGCGGGGCCGGCTGCTGACGGCTGAAGGCACCCGCTCCAACAACGGTACCAAAGGCAATCCCTGCCTGGTGGCGGATCTCTTTGGAGACTGGCGGGAGGAACTGGTAGTGCGTACTGAGGACAGCTCAGCGATCCGCATCTATATGAGCACAGAGGTGACGGACCGGAAGCTGTATACTCTGATGCATGATCCCCAGTACCGGACAGGTGTAGCCTGGCAGAACGTGGTATACAACCAGCCCTGCTACCCCGGCTTCTATCTGGGTACGGACATGAACTGGTCCAAGGTTCCGGTCCCGGATCTGTCGATAACTCTGAAATGA
- a CDS encoding response regulator transcription factor — MFKVLLVEDEEMIRKGLRFTFDWMGAGCVVVGEAENGVEGLRQIADLRPDIVIVDVNMPLMDGIAMIEQSVEEADCSYIILSGYDEFRLAKDAIRLGVTEYLLKPLEQEQLFTALERAKSQLEMKRQYTAMLTSGAGNGEALQASVIKLPGKSSRYVSRMIQYVQDHYAEKIGIKDLVESLGVSATYLNQKFKSETTYTFNDFLNRYRIQKAMDLLRSGEDKVYAIAADVGYKDYKYFIAIFKKYAGCTPSYYQERYGRGEKGVDAASKTNSTNE, encoded by the coding sequence ATGTTCAAGGTGCTGCTGGTCGAGGATGAAGAGATGATCCGCAAAGGTCTGCGCTTTACATTTGACTGGATGGGAGCCGGCTGTGTAGTTGTTGGTGAAGCAGAGAACGGTGTGGAAGGGCTCCGCCAGATTGCAGATCTCCGCCCCGATATCGTGATTGTTGATGTCAATATGCCGCTGATGGACGGGATTGCCATGATTGAGCAGAGCGTGGAGGAAGCGGATTGCAGCTATATCATATTATCAGGCTACGACGAATTCAGGCTGGCCAAGGACGCCATCCGGCTGGGGGTTACCGAATATTTACTGAAGCCGCTGGAACAGGAGCAGTTATTCACCGCACTGGAGCGGGCCAAAAGCCAGCTGGAGATGAAGCGGCAATATACGGCAATGCTTACCTCGGGAGCCGGAAACGGGGAAGCTCTCCAGGCATCCGTCATTAAGCTGCCGGGGAAGTCTTCCCGTTATGTGTCCAGGATGATCCAGTATGTTCAGGACCATTATGCGGAGAAGATCGGGATCAAGGATCTGGTGGAGAGCCTGGGGGTTAGTGCCACCTATTTGAACCAGAAATTCAAAAGTGAAACGACCTATACCTTCAACGACTTTCTGAACCGTTACCGGATCCAAAAGGCGATGGATCTGCTGCGCAGCGGCGAGGATAAGGTGTATGCCATTGCTGCGGATGTGGGTTACAAGGATTACAAATATTTTATCGCGATCTTCAAGAAGTATGCCGGATGTACACCCAGCTATTATCAGGAGCGGTACGGGCGTGGAGAAAAGGGCGTTGATGCGGCCTCCAAAACCAATTCTACTAATGAATAA
- a CDS encoding GNAT family N-acetyltransferase, producing the protein MNDKYTVQLAELSDLDSWMRMIGIVRDNFPGIDTDDLLAGYRQTVIKNMNRQTAVCAKLANEVVGLLLFSYNAKCLSCMAVHPEHRRQGIAKAMVQLMLSLFPEDADISVTTFREEDSKGTAPRSLYRTIGFTEAELVEEFNYPHQKFVLRNRGMQS; encoded by the coding sequence ATGAATGATAAATACACGGTTCAGCTCGCGGAATTATCAGATCTTGACTCCTGGATGCGCATGATTGGAATTGTCCGCGATAACTTCCCGGGTATTGATACGGATGATTTACTGGCAGGCTACAGGCAGACGGTAATTAAGAATATGAACAGGCAAACCGCGGTGTGTGCCAAGCTTGCTAATGAGGTAGTTGGACTTCTGTTATTTTCATATAATGCCAAGTGCCTCTCCTGCATGGCTGTCCATCCTGAACACCGGAGACAGGGTATCGCTAAAGCTATGGTCCAGCTGATGCTTTCTTTATTTCCGGAGGATGCGGATATCTCTGTAACAACCTTTAGGGAAGAAGACAGCAAAGGGACCGCTCCGCGCTCGTTGTATAGAACAATAGGCTTTACCGAAGCGGAACTGGTGGAAGAATTCAATTACCCTCATCAGAAGTTTGTCCTGCGGAATAGGGGAATGCAGAGTTAA
- a CDS encoding cache domain-containing sensor histidine kinase, producing MAMAKRSFKDSLRRLFLLHTLVPISILFVLFLIFIMINSRFLLINQTRDAGKTIKSAMEQVYSSYINEMNEAAAQDAVVAFTESRVQGPEVFERFYDFNNRQRVKSIMYIIRADGNIMASSANYTSESSDLALQALARRMHNQGLAELAETNHIRFSHDRYTAYTFAREIRDGGVVLGYLIYQLYELDLQKLLFVQNNEIAVVTDPYRTIIAATNNLTQGLMNKYSLASDSKGYVWIDKGKYYSKETYIPLSQWRIYTLSAAEGNRSAYWSLGVFFTMASLLLWIVIQYSARIISTRQSRAIDKLIYAVRELQSGNMDSYVYIGTGDEFETLANQYNQMLQRLNELVAQNIELSDLRRVIEVKHLQSQFHPHFIFNVLETLRYAIIVDNKLAQDMVLTLSRHLRYSIGNERDHVVLGEDLEYIAGYMKLQQIRFKDRLHYREEVDQGAKAALVPRLMLQPVIENTIKYGYRQRQSVSVTVLGWIEDTDLIIEVKDDAGGMSRERLEEVRAIMGSQDNRAPHIGLHNLHRRLVLMYGDRYGIEIDSSQGEGTAVTFRLPYRKEEADVQGAAGRG from the coding sequence ATGGCAATGGCAAAAAGGAGCTTCAAGGATTCACTTCGCAGGTTATTTCTGCTGCATACCCTTGTGCCGATATCCATTTTATTCGTGCTGTTCCTGATATTCATAATGATCAATTCGCGGTTCCTGCTAATCAACCAGACGAGGGATGCGGGCAAAACAATCAAGTCGGCGATGGAGCAAGTCTACAGCTCCTATATTAATGAAATGAATGAAGCTGCAGCACAGGATGCCGTTGTTGCTTTTACCGAATCACGGGTTCAAGGTCCGGAGGTGTTCGAACGGTTCTATGACTTCAATAACCGCCAGCGGGTGAAGAGCATTATGTATATCATTCGTGCAGACGGAAATATTATGGCATCCTCTGCCAACTATACCTCCGAATCCTCTGACCTTGCACTGCAGGCGCTTGCCCGGCGGATGCACAATCAGGGCTTGGCGGAATTGGCCGAGACCAATCATATCCGCTTCTCGCATGACCGCTACACCGCCTATACGTTTGCCAGAGAAATCCGTGACGGCGGAGTTGTGCTTGGTTATCTAATCTATCAGCTGTACGAACTGGATCTGCAGAAGCTGCTCTTCGTGCAGAATAACGAAATCGCTGTGGTCACCGACCCTTACCGGACCATCATTGCCGCTACAAATAATCTGACCCAGGGGCTGATGAACAAATACAGCCTGGCCAGTGATTCCAAGGGATACGTGTGGATTGATAAAGGGAAGTATTATAGTAAAGAAACGTACATACCGCTGTCGCAATGGCGGATTTATACCTTAAGTGCCGCTGAAGGAAACCGCAGTGCCTATTGGTCCCTGGGAGTATTTTTTACGATGGCCAGTCTGCTGCTCTGGATTGTCATTCAGTATTCTGCCCGCATTATCTCCACCCGCCAGTCAAGGGCGATAGACAAGCTGATCTACGCTGTCCGGGAACTCCAGTCCGGCAATATGGATTCCTACGTTTACATAGGAACCGGTGACGAGTTCGAGACGCTTGCGAATCAATACAATCAGATGCTGCAGCGTCTGAATGAACTGGTCGCCCAGAACATAGAGCTGTCCGATCTGCGCAGAGTGATTGAAGTGAAGCATCTGCAGTCGCAGTTTCATCCGCATTTCATATTCAATGTGCTGGAGACGCTCCGTTATGCCATAATCGTGGACAATAAGCTTGCCCAGGATATGGTGCTTACACTTTCCCGGCACCTGCGCTACAGTATAGGCAATGAGCGGGACCATGTAGTGCTCGGGGAGGATCTTGAATATATTGCAGGCTATATGAAACTGCAGCAGATCCGTTTCAAAGACAGGCTCCACTACCGGGAAGAGGTAGATCAAGGAGCCAAAGCTGCGCTTGTTCCCAGACTGATGCTGCAGCCGGTAATCGAGAATACGATCAAATACGGCTACCGTCAGCGCCAATCCGTATCGGTAACTGTATTAGGCTGGATAGAAGACACGGATCTGATCATCGAGGTGAAGGATGATGCCGGAGGAATGAGCCGGGAACGGCTGGAGGAAGTGCGGGCCATTATGGGATCGCAGGATAACCGTGCTCCGCATATCGGGCTGCATAATCTGCACCGGCGGCTTGTGCTGATGTATGGGGACCGTTACGGTATTGAGATTGACAGCTCTCAGGGAGAAGGCACTGCCGTTACATTTAGATTGCCATACCGGAAGGAGGAGGCGGATGTTCAAGGTGCTGCTGGTCGAGGATGA
- a CDS encoding DUF1801 domain-containing protein translates to MYEQKTKETEHNVTQFIEQIDSPKKREDAYKLLDIFSETTGYPAKMWGPSIIGFGTYHYRYATGHEGDAPLAAYSPRKAKISLYFATGDDKREALLQKLGKHTAGKACVYVNKLDDIDTGVLKELIQQSVEFLRETYGE, encoded by the coding sequence ATGTACGAGCAGAAGACGAAAGAAACCGAACATAACGTCACCCAATTCATTGAACAAATAGACAGTCCCAAGAAACGGGAGGACGCGTATAAGCTGCTGGATATTTTCAGCGAAACGACCGGCTACCCGGCGAAAATGTGGGGACCCAGCATTATTGGGTTCGGAACATATCACTACAGGTATGCCACAGGCCATGAAGGGGATGCACCGCTGGCAGCCTATTCACCGAGAAAAGCGAAGATCAGCCTGTATTTTGCGACAGGTGATGATAAGAGGGAAGCTCTGCTGCAGAAGCTGGGGAAGCATACAGCGGGCAAAGCCTGTGTGTACGTGAACAAGCTGGACGATATAGATACCGGTGTCCTGAAGGAGTTAATTCAGCAGTCTGTGGAGTTCTTGAGAGAGACTTATGGGGAATGA